From a region of the Garciella nitratireducens DSM 15102 genome:
- a CDS encoding putative ABC transporter permease, with the protein MEYFLDIVIYFAVYSFIGWIIETTYVSFSKKKFVNRGFLNGPFCPIYGFGALLIIHLFIFLNHYFSGILAKSIGFKILLAMLLTTILEYITGYILEKIFKCKWWDYSNYFLNLHGRVCIKYSVFWGILSYILIAFIHPITSKYVGLLSILMKFIITIMIVCYFIFDTIKSVTEIIDLKQIVLAHYQNPLGNFYEQIMKYKRILRAFPKLRFLNVGKLNQEIRGYVQNEFKKIKVKVNKDK; encoded by the coding sequence GTGGAGTACTTTTTGGATATTGTAATATATTTTGCTGTATATTCTTTTATAGGATGGATAATAGAAACAACTTATGTTAGTTTTTCGAAGAAGAAATTTGTTAATAGAGGATTTTTGAATGGTCCTTTTTGCCCTATATATGGATTTGGAGCACTATTAATTATTCACTTATTTATTTTTTTGAATCATTATTTTAGCGGTATCTTGGCAAAGTCTATAGGATTTAAAATATTATTGGCTATGCTATTAACAACAATTTTGGAGTATATTACAGGATATATTTTAGAAAAAATTTTTAAATGTAAATGGTGGGATTATAGTAATTATTTTTTAAATTTACATGGTAGGGTGTGTATAAAATATTCTGTATTTTGGGGGATTCTTTCTTATATTTTAATTGCTTTTATTCATCCCATAACGAGTAAGTATGTAGGTCTTTTAAGCATATTAATGAAATTTATTATAACAATTATGATTGTTTGCTATTTTATTTTTGATACGATAAAATCAGTTACAGAAATAATTGATCTTAAGCAGATTGTATTAGCTCATTATCAAAATCCTTTAGGAAATTTTTATGAACAAATTATGAAATATAAAAGAATTCTTAGAGCATTTCCTAAATTACGATTTTTAAATGTTGGGAAATTAAATCAGGAGATTAGGGGATATGTACAAAATGAATTTAAAAAAATTAAGGTTAAGGTCAACAAAGATAAATAG
- a CDS encoding phosphoenolpyruvate hydrolase family protein yields the protein MISLSREEILHNFREKISDGEILLGVGAGTGITAKSSEAGGADMLIIYNSGRYRMAGRGSLAGLLSYGDANQIVQEMGNEVLSVVRNTPVLAGVNGTDPFRVMEIFLKQLKEQGFNGVQNFPTVGLIDGVFRQNLEETGMGYDLEVDMIRKAHQLDMLTTPYVFDEEQAKKMAEAGADILVAHMGLTTKGSIGAKTALTLDDCVERIQKIVDISKSINPDILVICHGGPIAEPQDAEYIIKKVNGIVGFFGASSIERFAAERGIQAQTEAFKKIRK from the coding sequence ATGATTTCATTATCAAGAGAGGAAATTTTACACAATTTTAGAGAAAAAATTTCAGATGGAGAAATTTTATTAGGCGTGGGGGCTGGAACAGGAATTACCGCAAAAAGTAGTGAAGCTGGTGGAGCTGATATGTTAATTATTTATAACTCAGGTCGATATAGAATGGCTGGACGTGGATCATTAGCAGGTTTATTATCTTATGGAGATGCAAATCAGATTGTTCAGGAAATGGGGAATGAGGTATTATCAGTTGTAAGAAATACTCCTGTTTTAGCTGGGGTAAACGGTACAGATCCATTTAGAGTTATGGAGATATTTTTAAAACAATTAAAAGAACAAGGGTTTAATGGAGTTCAAAATTTTCCTACTGTTGGTTTAATTGATGGAGTATTTCGTCAAAATCTAGAAGAAACTGGAATGGGATATGATTTAGAAGTAGATATGATTCGTAAAGCTCATCAGTTAGATATGTTGACAACACCCTATGTATTTGATGAAGAACAAGCAAAAAAAATGGCTGAAGCTGGAGCTGATATATTAGTCGCGCATATGGGATTAACGACAAAAGGATCTATTGGAGCTAAAACAGCACTAACATTGGATGATTGTGTTGAACGAATTCAAAAAATTGTAGATATAAGTAAATCTATAAATCCCGATATTCTGGTGATTTGCCATGGGGGTCCAATTGCTGAACCACAAGATGCTGAATATATCATTAAGAAAGTAAATGGAATTGTTGGATTTTTTGGAGCTTCGAGTATTGAAAGATTTGCTGCGGAAAGAGGAATTCAAGCACAGACCGAAGCTTTTAAAAAAATTCGAAAATAA
- a CDS encoding Tm-1-like ATP-binding domain-containing protein: MSKTIALIGTFDSKGKEFLFIKELIESLGFNTFTIHSGVFEPQFEPDVNNNEVIQAAGEDIQKIVDLKDRAYATAVLAKGMEILLPKLYKENKFDGVLSFGGTGGTSISTPGMRALPIGVPKIMVSTVASGNTQPYIGTSDIIMIPSIVDIAGLNTISMKIFTNAVFAICGMLKFEHKIELEHKPLIAATMFGLTTPCINYAKNYLEERGYEVLIFHATGIGGQAMENLIKNGFFEGVLDITTTEWADETVGGILTAGPHRLEAAAQYGVPQVVSLGALDMVNFGPKETVPEKFLSRKFYQHNPTVTLMRTTVDENKKIAENIAQKLNQAKDYTTLMIPLKGFSGLDAQGQPFYGPKEDETLIKILKEKIDSRKIEIIEENYHINDEKFAQLAAKKLLELIKKKKGEK; encoded by the coding sequence ATGAGTAAAACGATTGCGTTAATTGGAACTTTTGATTCCAAAGGAAAAGAATTTTTGTTTATAAAAGAATTAATTGAATCTTTAGGATTTAACACATTTACCATTCATTCTGGAGTATTTGAGCCACAATTTGAACCAGATGTAAATAATAATGAAGTAATTCAAGCAGCAGGAGAAGATATTCAAAAAATTGTGGATCTAAAGGATCGTGCATATGCAACAGCTGTGTTGGCAAAAGGAATGGAAATATTATTACCAAAATTATATAAAGAAAATAAATTTGATGGAGTTTTATCTTTTGGCGGAACTGGAGGAACTTCAATTTCTACACCAGGAATGAGAGCTCTGCCGATTGGAGTACCAAAGATTATGGTTTCTACAGTCGCTTCTGGAAATACGCAACCATATATAGGGACTAGTGACATTATTATGATTCCATCTATTGTAGATATTGCTGGATTAAACACGATTTCTATGAAAATATTTACTAATGCAGTATTTGCTATTTGTGGAATGCTTAAATTTGAGCATAAAATAGAATTAGAGCATAAACCTCTTATTGCTGCCACGATGTTTGGATTGACAACACCTTGTATAAATTATGCAAAAAATTATTTAGAAGAAAGAGGTTATGAGGTTTTAATTTTTCATGCTACAGGAATAGGTGGACAAGCCATGGAAAATTTAATTAAAAATGGATTTTTTGAGGGAGTACTTGATATAACTACTACTGAATGGGCAGATGAAACTGTTGGAGGTATATTAACAGCAGGCCCGCATCGGTTAGAAGCTGCTGCCCAATATGGTGTACCACAAGTTGTATCTTTGGGAGCCTTAGATATGGTGAATTTTGGACCAAAAGAAACAGTCCCTGAGAAATTTTTAAGTAGAAAATTTTACCAACATAATCCAACAGTTACATTAATGAGAACAACGGTAGATGAAAATAAAAAAATAGCAGAAAATATTGCTCAAAAGCTTAATCAAGCAAAGGATTATACGACTTTAATGATTCCATTGAAAGGTTTTTCAGGATTAGATGCACAAGGGCAACCATTTTATGGTCCAAAAGAAGATGAGACTTTAATAAAAATATTAAAAGAAAAGATAGATTCTAGAAAAATAGAAATTATTGAAGAAAACTATCATATCAATGATGAGAAATTTGCACAATTAGCAGCTAAAAAATTATTAGAATTGATTAAAAAAAAGAAAGGAGAAAAGTAA
- a CDS encoding phosphoenolpyruvate hydrolase family protein produces MERFERQDIVKKLRSQIEKNNHIIGVAAGSGLTAKYSEEGGADFILALSSGFFRQKGLSSLAAYLPFSNSNNIVMEFGVIELMPICKNTPIIFGLLASDPTINITEYMKVIKEKGFSGIINYPTIGLIDGKYRQALEEEGISYKQEVEAIQIGNKMGMFTIAFVFDKNQALQMLDAGADIICIHLGLTIGGRLGGKKVQSLQLAKKLVVEIFDEVSNKKPNLIKMVYGGPLNKPVDVQFIYDNTNIDGYIGGSAFERIPAEKMILEVTRSFKGTDNIKYEELMKKIIGTMSTSEDYIDFIKNYVNLHYRDEISLNEISDMLHLSRSYLSTLFKKEMGISFTDYLIDFRLNRALEILQNKNLPLITVAEMVGYPSYSQFSKIFKKRKGMSPREFLKSNKTTI; encoded by the coding sequence ATGGAACGATTTGAAAGACAGGATATAGTTAAAAAATTAAGAAGTCAAATAGAAAAAAATAATCATATTATAGGTGTTGCAGCAGGATCTGGATTAACAGCAAAATATTCTGAAGAGGGAGGAGCTGACTTTATTTTAGCTCTAAGTTCTGGATTTTTCCGTCAAAAAGGTTTAAGTTCTCTTGCAGCATATTTACCTTTTTCTAATAGTAATAATATAGTTATGGAATTCGGAGTGATAGAATTAATGCCAATTTGTAAAAATACTCCTATTATTTTTGGATTATTGGCTTCAGATCCAACAATTAATATAACAGAATATATGAAAGTTATTAAAGAAAAAGGTTTTTCAGGGATTATTAATTATCCAACAATAGGTTTGATTGATGGGAAATATAGGCAAGCATTAGAAGAAGAAGGAATTTCATATAAACAAGAGGTAGAAGCCATTCAAATTGGTAATAAAATGGGAATGTTTACAATTGCTTTTGTATTTGATAAAAATCAAGCACTTCAAATGTTGGATGCAGGAGCGGATATTATTTGTATTCATTTAGGATTAACTATTGGAGGAAGATTAGGTGGGAAAAAAGTACAATCTTTACAACTTGCTAAAAAATTAGTAGTTGAGATTTTTGATGAAGTTTCCAATAAAAAACCTAATCTTATAAAAATGGTTTATGGAGGACCTTTAAATAAACCGGTAGATGTTCAATTTATTTATGATAATACCAATATAGATGGCTATATCGGAGGTTCTGCATTTGAGAGAATACCAGCAGAAAAAATGATTTTAGAAGTGACTCGATCCTTTAAAGGAACAGATAATATTAAATATGAAGAACTTATGAAGAAAATAATAGGTACAATGAGTACATCAGAAGATTATATTGATTTTATAAAAAATTATGTAAATCTTCATTATAGGGATGAAATTTCATTAAATGAAATTTCAGATATGCTTCATTTATCTCGTTCCTATTTAAGTACTTTATTTAAAAAAGAAATGGGAATTTCATTTACTGATTATTTAATAGATTTTCGACTTAATCGTGCATTAGAGATATTACAGAATAAAAATTTACCTTTGATCACAGTAGCAGAAATGGTAGGATATCCAAGTTATTCTCAGTTTAGTAAAATATTTAAAAAGAGGAAAGGAATGTCTCCTAGAGAATTTTTAAAATCTAACAAAACTACAATTTAA
- the glmS gene encoding glutamine--fructose-6-phosphate transaminase (isomerizing) yields the protein MCGIVGYIGNKQAADILIDGLKKLEYRGYDSAGIAVYNGEKIKVQKYKGRLSVLEEKVKENPVQGTLGIGHTRWATHGAPSDINSHPHSNASGDIVVVHNGIIENYMELKEELEEEGYTFKSETDTEVVAQLLDYLYTGDIVETVQKALTRLNGSYALGIISTREPDKLIGVRKDSPLIVGVGEGENFIASDIPAILKHTKNVYFLENNELVILEKDQVTILNKKGKAIEKEIFEVNWSIEDAEKGGYRHFMLKEIEEQPKALKDTMTSRLLEDQDQVILDQIKLGKKELQNINRIFIVACGTAYHAGLVGKYAIERFARIPVETEVASEFRYKKPIVDEHSLVIVVSQSGETADTLAALRLAKEKGARILAITNVIGSTVSREADNVLYTWAGPEIAVASTKAYTTQLICMYMLALHIALELGTISVEFFREIRDALKQTPQMVEEILKHKHDIQKFADHNFNTNSVFFLGRGLDYYTAMEGSLKLKEISYIHSEAYAAGELKHGTIALIEKGTLIIALATQQELYEKLLSNMKEVKARGAHVVAIAQEGHEEVKKVADEVFYIPRINDHVTPVTIIPILQLIAYYIAVARGTDVDKPRNLAKSVTVE from the coding sequence ATGTGTGGAATTGTTGGATATATAGGAAATAAACAAGCAGCAGACATATTGATTGATGGATTAAAAAAGTTGGAATATCGAGGATACGATTCAGCAGGAATTGCTGTTTATAATGGAGAAAAAATAAAGGTTCAAAAATATAAAGGAAGATTATCTGTATTAGAAGAAAAAGTAAAAGAAAACCCAGTACAAGGCACATTGGGAATTGGACATACTCGTTGGGCTACTCATGGCGCTCCATCCGATATTAATTCTCATCCTCATTCTAATGCTTCTGGAGACATTGTAGTAGTGCATAATGGGATTATTGAAAATTATATGGAACTAAAGGAAGAATTAGAAGAAGAAGGATATACTTTTAAATCAGAAACAGACACCGAGGTAGTTGCTCAACTTTTAGATTATTTGTATACAGGAGATATTGTAGAAACGGTACAAAAAGCTCTTACCAGATTGAATGGATCTTATGCATTGGGGATTATTTCTACAAGAGAACCTGATAAATTAATTGGAGTAAGAAAGGATAGTCCGTTGATAGTAGGAGTGGGAGAAGGTGAAAATTTTATTGCCTCTGATATACCTGCTATCTTGAAGCATACAAAAAATGTTTATTTTTTAGAAAATAATGAATTAGTTATTTTAGAAAAAGATCAGGTTACTATTTTAAATAAAAAAGGGAAAGCAATAGAAAAAGAAATCTTTGAAGTAAATTGGAGCATTGAAGATGCAGAAAAGGGCGGCTATCGTCATTTTATGTTAAAGGAAATAGAAGAACAACCAAAAGCTTTAAAAGATACTATGACTTCAAGATTATTAGAAGATCAAGATCAAGTAATTTTAGACCAAATAAAATTAGGAAAGAAAGAGTTACAAAACATCAATAGAATCTTTATCGTGGCTTGTGGGACGGCTTATCATGCAGGTTTAGTAGGCAAATATGCGATTGAACGATTTGCAAGAATTCCTGTAGAGACAGAAGTGGCTTCTGAATTTAGATATAAAAAACCTATTGTTGATGAACATTCTTTAGTTATTGTAGTAAGTCAATCTGGAGAAACAGCAGATACTTTGGCAGCTCTTAGATTGGCAAAGGAAAAGGGTGCTAGAATCTTAGCAATTACTAATGTGATCGGAAGTACCGTTTCTAGAGAAGCAGATAATGTATTATATACTTGGGCAGGGCCAGAGATTGCGGTGGCTTCTACTAAAGCTTATACAACGCAATTAATTTGCATGTATATGCTTGCTTTACACATTGCTTTAGAGTTAGGTACAATCAGTGTAGAATTTTTTAGAGAAATTAGAGATGCTTTAAAACAAACTCCTCAAATGGTAGAAGAGATTTTAAAACATAAACATGATATTCAAAAGTTTGCAGATCATAATTTCAATACTAATAGTGTATTTTTCTTAGGGAGAGGCTTAGATTATTATACTGCTATGGAAGGATCTTTAAAATTAAAGGAAATTTCCTATATTCATTCGGAAGCTTATGCAGCTGGGGAGTTAAAACATGGAACGATAGCTTTAATAGAAAAAGGAACTTTGATCATTGCCCTTGCAACACAACAGGAGTTATATGAAAAACTGTTAAGTAATATGAAAGAAGTAAAAGCAAGAGGAGCTCATGTAGTGGCTATTGCTCAAGAAGGGCACGAAGAAGTAAAAAAAGTAGCTGATGAAGTATTTTATATTCCACGAATTAATGACCATGTAACTCCTGTTACCATTATTCCTATTTTACAATTAATTGCATATTATATTGCAGTAGCAAGGGGAACAGATGTAGATAAGCCAAGAAATCTTGCGAAATCTGTAACGGTAGAGTAA
- the glmM gene encoding phosphoglucosamine mutase, whose translation MGRLFGTDGVRGIANEELTAHMAYQLGQAGAYVLKKQNRSPKIVVGKDTRISGDMLESALVAGICSVGGQAICVEVIPTPAIAYLTRYFQADAGVVISASHNPMEFNGIKFFNHEGYKLPDEVEERIESIILEDKQEILTPIGDKIGKRMIVENAGDLYVEFLKKTIDIDFRGLKVALDCANGASYKVAPKIFKQLGAQVKVLYNHPDGTNINQNCGSTHPENLQKFVIENNCDLGLAFDGDADRLIAVDHTGEIVDGDKIMAICGLYLKEQGKLKENTIVVTVMSNMGLDIALQENECKTIKTQVGDRYVLEKMLEGGYSLGGEQSGHVIFLDHNTTGDGLVTALQLTSVVINKKKSLKELAKIMNVYPQVLVNAKVSNQKKQDYKKDEVIQKEIQKVEEHFHGKGRVLIRPSGTEPLVRVMIEGENRHELNEIANDLAKLIEQRLK comes from the coding sequence ATGGGAAGACTATTTGGAACAGATGGAGTTAGAGGGATTGCAAATGAAGAACTAACTGCCCATATGGCGTATCAGTTAGGACAAGCTGGTGCTTATGTTTTAAAAAAACAAAATAGATCACCTAAAATTGTAGTAGGGAAGGATACAAGAATATCGGGAGATATGTTAGAATCAGCCTTAGTAGCTGGAATTTGTTCAGTAGGCGGGCAAGCGATTTGCGTAGAAGTAATTCCCACCCCCGCTATAGCTTATTTAACAAGATATTTTCAAGCAGATGCTGGTGTAGTCATATCAGCTTCCCATAATCCAATGGAGTTTAATGGAATTAAGTTTTTCAATCATGAGGGATATAAGCTTCCAGATGAAGTAGAAGAAAGGATAGAAAGTATCATTTTAGAGGACAAGCAAGAGATCCTAACTCCTATTGGGGATAAAATTGGTAAGAGAATGATAGTTGAAAATGCAGGAGATCTGTATGTAGAATTTTTAAAGAAAACAATAGATATTGATTTTAGAGGATTAAAAGTAGCGCTTGATTGTGCTAATGGGGCGTCTTATAAAGTAGCTCCAAAAATATTCAAACAATTAGGAGCACAAGTAAAAGTACTTTATAATCATCCAGATGGAACCAATATCAATCAAAATTGTGGTTCTACTCATCCAGAAAATTTACAAAAATTTGTAATAGAGAACAATTGTGATTTAGGGCTTGCTTTTGATGGGGATGCAGATCGTCTCATTGCTGTTGACCATACAGGAGAAATTGTAGATGGCGATAAGATTATGGCGATTTGTGGACTTTATTTAAAAGAGCAAGGAAAATTAAAGGAGAATACTATTGTTGTAACGGTAATGAGCAATATGGGATTGGATATAGCATTACAAGAAAATGAGTGTAAAACCATAAAGACTCAAGTAGGCGATCGTTATGTTTTGGAGAAAATGTTAGAGGGGGGCTATTCTTTAGGAGGAGAACAATCTGGACACGTTATTTTCTTAGATCATAATACTACAGGAGATGGTTTGGTTACTGCTCTTCAATTGACAAGTGTTGTTATCAATAAGAAGAAGTCTTTAAAGGAATTGGCAAAAATTATGAATGTATATCCTCAAGTATTGGTAAATGCGAAGGTTAGTAATCAGAAAAAACAAGATTATAAGAAAGATGAAGTAATTCAAAAAGAAATTCAAAAAGTAGAAGAACATTTTCATGGAAAAGGAAGAGTACTTATTCGTCCTTCTGGTACTGAACCTTTGGTAAGAGTGATGATTGAAGGAGAAAATCGACATGAATTAAATGAAATTGCTAATGATTTAGCAAAACTAATAGAACAACGATTAAAATAA
- a CDS encoding sodium-dependent transporter has translation MEKQSNTGVSREQFGSKIGFILAAAGSAVGLGNIWKFPYLVGQNGGGAFVIVYLICIIVLGFSLTLAEFAIGRNTQLSPVGAFNQLNKKFTFIGVLGVLAAFLIMGYYPVVGGWSLSYIFKSIMGGLAVADPTAMGNIFTDLISGTWQPIFWTAIYMIINIVIVAGGISDGIEKASKVMMPLLFIFLIILGIRSITLPGAAEGVAFLFKPDWSQINGGLILAALGQVFFSLSLGMGIQITYASYLSKKENLVQNAFLVPALDTFVAILSAVMVIPACIAFGFEVGQGPGLVFATLPAVFATMGPIFGKIFGTIFFILIALAALTSSISLTEAVVSYLIDERGWARKKAVVIISIILFIMCITASLSMGLWSGFTIMGRNIFDTLDYIASYILLPLAGMFTSIFIGWIWGKEQVLAEVTNCGKIKFSIFNLWFFLSRWIIPVIIFFVFLSSL, from the coding sequence ATGGAAAAACAATCAAATACAGGAGTTTCAAGAGAACAATTTGGTTCTAAAATAGGATTTATATTAGCAGCAGCTGGATCTGCAGTTGGATTAGGAAATATTTGGAAGTTTCCTTATCTGGTAGGACAAAACGGTGGGGGAGCATTTGTTATTGTTTATTTAATCTGTATCATTGTATTAGGATTTAGTTTGACATTAGCAGAATTTGCAATAGGTCGAAATACTCAATTATCACCAGTAGGTGCATTTAATCAATTAAATAAAAAGTTTACCTTTATAGGAGTATTAGGTGTTTTAGCTGCTTTTTTGATTATGGGTTATTATCCTGTAGTAGGGGGCTGGTCTTTATCTTATATTTTTAAAAGTATTATGGGAGGATTAGCAGTAGCTGATCCTACAGCCATGGGAAATATATTTACTGATTTAATATCTGGTACCTGGCAACCTATCTTTTGGACTGCCATCTATATGATTATTAATATTGTAATTGTAGCTGGAGGAATTAGTGATGGAATTGAAAAAGCTAGCAAAGTCATGATGCCATTGCTTTTTATATTTTTGATTATTTTAGGAATTCGATCTATAACTTTACCAGGGGCAGCAGAAGGAGTAGCTTTTTTATTTAAACCTGATTGGTCTCAAATAAACGGAGGACTTATTTTAGCAGCATTAGGGCAAGTTTTCTTTTCTTTAAGTCTTGGTATGGGGATTCAAATTACTTATGCTAGCTATTTAAGTAAAAAAGAAAATCTTGTTCAAAATGCATTTCTTGTACCTGCACTAGATACTTTTGTAGCAATTTTATCAGCTGTTATGGTAATTCCTGCTTGTATTGCTTTTGGATTTGAAGTAGGGCAAGGTCCAGGATTGGTGTTTGCTACATTACCTGCAGTATTTGCTACTATGGGTCCTATATTTGGAAAAATTTTTGGAACAATCTTTTTTATATTAATTGCATTGGCAGCTTTAACTTCTTCTATCTCCTTAACAGAAGCAGTTGTTTCTTATTTGATTGACGAAAGAGGTTGGGCGAGAAAAAAAGCAGTAGTTATTATAAGTATTATATTATTTATTATGTGTATTACTGCGTCTTTATCTATGGGATTATGGTCTGGCTTTACCATTATGGGAAGAAATATTTTTGATACTTTAGATTATATTGCTTCTTATATTTTATTGCCTCTTGCTGGAATGTTTACTTCGATTTTTATTGGTTGGATTTGGGGGAAAGAACAAGTTTTAGCAGAAGTTACAAATTGTGGTAAAATTAAATTTAGTATATTTAATCTATGGTTTTTTCTTTCTAGATGGATTATACCGGTGATTATATTCTTTGTGTTTTTATCAAGTTTATAA
- a CDS encoding M20/M25/M40 family metallo-hydrolase, translated as MINEKRIVKEFIKYVKIDSLTKNEKNFANFIAKELKSLGLEVFIDNAGEKVGGNTGNIIAKLQGTKDIDPILFSCHMDTVSPGKDIKPIIKEGVIYSDGTTILGADDKAGIAAVIEALKVIKEYNLEHPPIEIVFSIYEEGGLFGAKNLNYDKIISKRGIVLDSGGDLGNIIIQGPAQDKINAKIIGKSAHAGVAPEEGISAIFIAANAISRMNLLRIDEETTANIGMIQGGEATNIVTPEVYLKAEARSLSNDKLEKQTNHMIRCLQETAKEYKGQVEINTQRMYNAFQLEENEEIVNIVKNAYENMGIIPHIVSSGGGSDTNILNAKGIKSVNVSIGERNAHTLEEHISIQDLMNTARFILEVIQSLK; from the coding sequence ATGATTAATGAAAAAAGAATAGTAAAAGAATTTATAAAGTATGTAAAAATAGATAGTTTAACAAAAAATGAAAAAAACTTTGCAAATTTTATTGCGAAGGAATTAAAATCTTTAGGATTAGAGGTTTTTATAGATAATGCAGGAGAAAAAGTAGGTGGAAATACAGGAAATATTATAGCTAAATTGCAAGGAACAAAAGATATAGATCCTATTTTATTTAGTTGTCATATGGATACGGTTTCTCCAGGAAAAGATATCAAGCCTATAATAAAGGAGGGTGTAATTTATTCCGATGGAACTACAATATTAGGAGCAGATGATAAAGCTGGAATAGCAGCAGTAATTGAGGCTTTAAAGGTAATAAAAGAGTATAATTTAGAACATCCACCCATCGAAATTGTTTTTAGCATTTATGAAGAAGGTGGCTTATTTGGAGCAAAAAACTTGAATTATGATAAAATTATTTCCAAAAGAGGAATTGTTTTAGATAGCGGAGGAGATCTAGGAAATATTATCATACAAGGACCAGCTCAAGATAAAATTAATGCAAAAATTATAGGAAAATCTGCTCATGCAGGAGTTGCGCCAGAAGAGGGAATTAGTGCAATTTTTATAGCAGCTAATGCAATTAGTCGAATGAATTTACTTAGAATAGACGAAGAAACTACAGCAAATATTGGAATGATTCAAGGAGGAGAAGCCACTAATATTGTAACACCAGAAGTATATCTAAAAGCAGAAGCAAGAAGTTTATCCAATGATAAATTAGAGAAACAAACCAATCATATGATTAGATGTTTGCAAGAAACAGCGAAAGAATATAAAGGTCAAGTAGAAATAAATACGCAAAGAATGTATAATGCATTTCAATTAGAGGAAAATGAAGAAATTGTAAATATAGTAAAAAACGCTTATGAAAATATGGGCATTATTCCTCACATAGTATCAAGTGGAGGAGGAAGTGATACTAACATCCTAAATGCAAAAGGAATTAAATCTGTAAATGTAAGCATAGGGGAAAGAAATGCTCATACTTTAGAAGAACATATTTCTATTCAAGATTTAATGAATACTGCAAGATTTATTTTAGAAGTAATTCAATCATTAAAGTAG